GGGCTCGCAGCTGGACATTGATCTTGCTTAAACACTTATACTGTCTTACCAATTAAAAAAGGCATCCGCCAGTTCGGCGGATGCCAGGTAAATCACATTTGCGGGGTTGGGGTTTTCCTATGATCCTTTTTGTTTAAAATAGACTGCAAAATATACATGGCTGCCAAAACGGCCAGGCCGACAAGCGAAATTAAAAGGTTAGGATAAATCAAAAGAATCCCGGCCGAAAATAGAACTATCCGTTCAATAAAGTTGGAATGTCTGACAAAGAACCCGATCATTGCCGAACTTATCCCTGCCATGCCGAGAAGTGCTGTCACAACAGCCGGCAGGACACTCACGAAAGTAGCGCCCTCCTGCAAAAGCAGCTCCGGCTGCATCACGAATATATACGGAATGATGAAAGCGGCTATTGCCAGTTTAAACGCCGTTATACCGGATTTCATCGGATTCGCGCCGGCGATTCCCGCACCTGCATAAGCTGCCAGCGAAACAGGAGGTGTAATGTCGGCAACAATTCCGAAATAGAAGACGAACATGTGGACAGCTATGACCGGAATTTCAGGGAATGCATTCAAAATAGCCGGTGCAGCCATGGACGCTGTCACAACATAGTTTGCAGTTGTCGGCAATCCCATTCCGAGCAAAATGCTGGCCAGCATCGTGAAAAACAGGATCAGGAAAAAATTCCCTGATGCGAGCTCAATAATGCCTCCGGCAATCTTGCCGCCAAGCCCTGTCAACACGACAATACCTACGACAATGCCTGCTGTCGCACACGCCGATATGACAGGCAGGGCTGTTCGTGCACCCTGTTCAAGAGCATCAAGCATCTCACGGAGAGACATACGTGTCGCTTTACGGAAAAGGCTGACGGCAAAAGCAATTCCGATTCCCCACAATGCTGCATAGGTCGGTGTCCGGCCGGAAAGCAGCATCCATACGATTGTCACTAGGGGCAGAAGCAGGTCCATCTTCTTCAGCAAGTTGGTCCCTTTCGGCAAATCCTCTTTCGAAACTCCGAGAATGCCTTGTTTCTTTGCCTCAAAATGAGTCCCCATAAACACACCTGAAAAGTAAAGAACCGCAGGGATGATGGCGATGATGATAATTTCACTGTACGGCACACCCGTATATTCAGCCATGATAAAGGCTGCAGCACCCATAATAGGGGGCATGATTTG
This is a stretch of genomic DNA from Bacillus marinisedimentorum. It encodes these proteins:
- a CDS encoding TRAP transporter permease; translation: MKKEYKTQNEDKDIQSEEILAKYDREHAFRIDIGKWAWVVTIIGAALTIFHLFTAYKGVYPSLIQGPIHLGTGLALIFILYPARKHWTSKSGVAWYDVILALLALFTNYYIVFNYERLINGAIIFGYSPFDIAVATIGIVLLLEGTRRAVGVPIVIIAVAALAYGLWGTGIPMFGHAGFDWKRLSTEMFFKSNAIFGIPIQISSQYIYLFLFFGVMLVKTDIGKFFNDLAFALTGRFTGGTAKAAVAASGLQGMVTGSSVANTVGSGSFTIPMMKRAGFRPEFAAATEASASTGGQIMPPIMGAAAFIMAEYTGVPYSEIIIIAIIPAVLYFSGVFMGTHFEAKKQGILGVSKEDLPKGTNLLKKMDLLLPLVTIVWMLLSGRTPTYAALWGIGIAFAVSLFRKATRMSLREMLDALEQGARTALPVISACATAGIVVGIVVLTGLGGKIAGGIIELASGNFFLILFFTMLASILLGMGLPTTANYVVTASMAAPAILNAFPEIPVIAVHMFVFYFGIVADITPPVSLAAYAGAGIAGANPMKSGITAFKLAIAAFIIPYIFVMQPELLLQEGATFVSVLPAVVTALLGMAGISSAMIGFFVRHSNFIERIVLFSAGILLIYPNLLISLVGLAVLAAMYILQSILNKKDHRKTPTPQM